One window of Papaver somniferum cultivar HN1 chromosome 9, ASM357369v1, whole genome shotgun sequence genomic DNA carries:
- the LOC113314175 gene encoding uncharacterized protein LOC113314175 → MCVVLEPEDVPLNFKFGAQESKHVEMNNVASKIKEESRETVDSSSSSCEKDELCSDMLMWLRTVALDPCKQRQPLVKLRSRQILKAREYLSVDTTKFSWKKRKLILLQKNSAVTSSPPLAKPNEQSYFASSVSRLINSSDSPESSQRCHRKPPISVGSSRYRESLSRKQVSNNHFYESDGSTSVASTAIKPNLQSRHRVTKLLKPINNLPVKRVRMLQAKITNKNIPPLSNSNGLLDNSSRYSGNDLVENSCTLNDNQMEHRTARRSPRLQNFIGDYLPRLAIPVGPRFQADIPDWIGARESDNSSTDNQSDSRYVGTKIWPVEGKTTEDSTEKRIGKGRSYTCSCKFMGSISCIKLHIFEKGCQLRADLGSVFFTWKFDEMGDEVSKSWTAVEQQCFESLVKTSRITQTDSFLVSALKQLSGKCRKSIVSYYFNVYILRHMSKHARLGTELVDSDDDNDDSDDAFGMESSPKCRNTKYLSQGR, encoded by the exons ATGTGTGTAGTTCTGGAGCCTGAAG ATGTTCCGTTGAACTTCAAATTTGGTGCACAAGAAAGCAAACATGTTGAGATGAATAATGTAGCCtcgaaaatcaaagaagaatCTAGAGAGACTGTTGATTCGAGTTCATCGTCTTGTGAGAAGGATGAATTATGTTCGGACATGCTAATGTGGTTAAGGACTGTTGCACTTGATCCTTGCAAGCAAAGACAACCACTGGTGAAACTTAGGAGCAGACAGATACTTAAAGCGCGAGAATATCTCTCTGTGGACACTACTAAATTTTCTTGG AAGAAACGGAAACTTATACTGCTACAAAAAAATAGTGCAGTTACCTCTTCCCCTCCTCTAGCAAAACCAAATGAGCAAAGTTATTTTGCTTCTTCAGTTTCACGTTTAATCAATAGCTCTGACTCCCCTGAAAGCTCTCAGCGATGTCATCGCAAGCCTCCCATCTCAGTTGGGTCATCGAGATATCGTGAAAGTCTCTCAAGGAAACAGGTCTCTAATAATCATTTTTACGAATCTGATGGTTCAACTAGTGTTGCATCTACTGCAATAAAACCAAACTTACAGAGCAGACACAGAGTGACCAAGTTACTGAAGCCGATCAACAATCTTCCAGTGAAGCGGGTGCGTATgcttcaagctaagataaccaaCAAAAACATTCCACCTTTGTCCAACTCCAATGGTTTATTAGATAATTCAAGTAGGTATAGTGGAAATGATTTAGTAGAAAATTCATGTACGTTGAATGATAATCAAATGGAGCACAGGACAGCTCGTAGATCACCCAGGTTACAGAACTTCATTGGCGATTATCTTCCAAGACTTGCAATTCCAGTTGGCCCACGTTTTCAGGCTGACATTCCTGATTGGATTGGGGCGAGGGAAAGTGATAATTCCTCCACTGACAATCAAAGTGATTCAAGGTATGTGGGTACCAAGATATGGCCAGTTGAAGGCAAAACCACAGAAGATAGTACAGAAAAAAGGATAGGAAAGGGGAGATCCTACACATGCTCCTGCAAGTTTATGGGATCTATAAGTTGCATCAAGCTCCACATATTTGAGAAAGGATGCCAGCTACGAGCTGATCTAGGATCTGTATTCTTTACTTGGAAATTTGATGAAATGGGTGACGAAGTTTCTAAGTCATGGACCGCAGTGGAACAACAatgttttgaatctcttgtgaagACGAGTCGTATAACCCAGACCGATAGTTTCTTGGTATCTGCATTGAAGCAATTATCTGGAAAATGCAGAAAAAGTATAGTCAGTTACTACTTTAATGTGTATATTCTTAGACACATGAGCAAACATGCCAGATTAGGCACTGAACTTGTAGATAGTGACGATGACAACGACGACAGTGATGATGCTTTCGGGATGGAGAGCAGTCCCAAATGCAGAAACACCAAATACTTGAGTCAAGGCCGTTGA